A section of the Sphingobacteriaceae bacterium genome encodes:
- a CDS encoding antitoxin yields MQKHVVATNKYNKKAYDFMRLFVAKGELAKLKEIAKSQGKSLNRFVTDAVYKEIEAIK; encoded by the coding sequence ATGCAAAAACATGTAGTTGCTACTAACAAGTACAATAAAAAAGCATACGATTTTATGAGATTATTTGTCGCAAAAGGAGAGCTAGCAAAATTAAAAGAGATTGCAAAAAGTCAAGGTAAATCATTAAATAGATTTGTGACGGATGCAGTTTACAAGGAGATTGAGGCAATAAAGTAA
- a CDS encoding ATP-binding protein produces the protein MFEQIIDDASSKASEYQSSDDYIKDGIIHCNNCNTPKQTIIKLLGQDKKVFCLCMCQSLKVEEEENRHKQIQQEYINKQKSDSCFDDKSLKTKTFDTTDKNSKIYTLAFRYADNFDKMLKNNMGLILHGERGTGKTHISACIANSVLSQSYSVYMTKLSALMSKMQENYSENKLHLLNKINDVDLFILDDMGTERHTETAMELIFDIIDKRYLSKKTNYYFNKFNPRRIHE, from the coding sequence GTGTTTGAACAAATAATTGATGATGCATCTAGCAAAGCAAGTGAATATCAATCTAGTGATGATTACATAAAAGATGGGATAATACACTGCAACAATTGCAATACTCCAAAACAAACGATTATAAAGCTGCTAGGTCAAGACAAAAAAGTATTTTGTTTATGTATGTGCCAATCTCTAAAAGTTGAAGAAGAGGAAAACAGACACAAACAAATACAACAAGAGTATATTAATAAGCAAAAATCAGATAGTTGCTTTGACGACAAAAGCTTAAAAACAAAAACGTTTGATACTACTGATAAAAACTCTAAAATATATACATTAGCTTTTAGATATGCAGATAATTTTGATAAGATGCTAAAAAATAATATGGGATTAATCCTGCATGGAGAGAGAGGCACAGGAAAAACGCATATATCAGCTTGTATTGCTAATAGTGTATTAAGCCAATCTTATAGTGTTTACATGACTAAATTAAGCGCGCTAATGTCTAAGATGCAAGAAAACTACTCAGAAAACAAATTGCATTTATTAAATAAAATAAATGATGTTGATTTATTTATTTTAGATGATATGGGAACGGAAAGACACACAGAAACAGCAATGGAATTAATATTTGATATAATCGATAAAAGATATCTAAGCAAAAAAACCAATTATTATTTCAACAAATTTAACCCAAGAAGAATTCACGAATAA